A window of Brevibacterium ihuae contains these coding sequences:
- a CDS encoding dihydrofolate reductase family protein → MRELVYYIATSLDGRIAGPQGEFDAFPLEGDHMEHVLGRYADALPTSAAAHLGIEQARTRFSTVLMGWNTYAVGLPDEVSPYRHLEQIVFSHRAHPGAENLTVTDDDPRAVVDRFRGEQGTGIWLCGGGSLAAQLLDRIDRIVLKINPLVLGAGVPILEDSSYLPALFELEESTAFDSGVIIAEYVRRR, encoded by the coding sequence ATGCGTGAACTCGTCTACTACATCGCCACGTCGCTCGACGGCAGGATCGCCGGACCGCAGGGGGAGTTCGACGCCTTCCCCCTCGAAGGGGACCACATGGAGCACGTTCTCGGACGCTACGCCGACGCGCTCCCGACCTCGGCGGCCGCGCATCTCGGCATCGAGCAGGCGCGCACCCGTTTCAGCACCGTCCTCATGGGGTGGAACACCTATGCCGTCGGCCTGCCGGACGAGGTGAGTCCGTACCGGCATCTCGAGCAGATCGTGTTCTCCCATCGCGCGCATCCCGGTGCGGAGAACCTCACCGTCACGGACGACGATCCTCGAGCCGTGGTCGACCGCTTCCGCGGAGAGCAGGGCACCGGGATCTGGCTGTGCGGCGGCGGCTCGCTCGCGGCGCAGCTCCTCGACCGGATCGACCGCATCGTCCTCAAGATCAACCCCCTCGTGCTCGGCGCCGGGGTCCCGATCCTCGAGGACTCCTCCTACCTCCCTGCGCTCTTCGAGCTCGAGGAGTCCACGGCGTTCGACTCCGGTGTGATCATCGCCGAGTACGTGCGACGACGATGA
- a CDS encoding zinc-binding dehydrogenase codes for MRAVHFEAFGTVEATGLCRSDWHAWAGHDDTVSLPHVPGHELVGRIAAVGSAVRSWRVGQRVTTPFVGGCGTCEWCTGGNAQVCPDQTQPGFTHFGSWAEQVVIRHADLNLVAVDDAIPAEAACSLGCRFATSFRGLRARARLVAGETLAVFGCGGVGLSAVMIARALGARVIAVDISPTALDLAAEHGAEVRVDSRGMSPAEVAAEVVRAAGAPPQVTLEALGRAETMNAALLSLAPLGRHVQIGLFAEPPASVIGRVISHELSLLGSHGMAAADYPELLKLVRSGALRPQDLVTRTIGLEETPAALLEMDRGTRPGMTIIRP; via the coding sequence ATGCGCGCAGTCCACTTCGAGGCCTTCGGCACCGTCGAGGCCACCGGCCTGTGCCGCAGCGACTGGCACGCCTGGGCGGGTCACGACGACACCGTCTCCCTCCCCCACGTCCCCGGGCACGAGCTCGTCGGACGGATCGCAGCCGTCGGCTCCGCAGTGCGCAGCTGGCGGGTCGGCCAGCGGGTGACCACGCCGTTCGTGGGCGGCTGCGGGACGTGCGAGTGGTGTACGGGCGGGAACGCCCAGGTGTGCCCGGACCAGACCCAGCCGGGCTTCACGCACTTCGGCTCGTGGGCCGAGCAGGTCGTCATCCGGCACGCCGACCTCAATCTCGTCGCCGTCGACGACGCGATCCCGGCCGAGGCCGCCTGCAGCCTCGGATGCCGCTTCGCGACCTCATTCCGGGGCCTCCGTGCCCGGGCCCGGCTCGTCGCCGGCGAGACCCTCGCGGTGTTCGGGTGCGGCGGTGTCGGCCTCTCGGCCGTGATGATCGCCCGGGCGCTCGGAGCGCGGGTCATCGCCGTCGACATCAGCCCCACAGCCCTCGATCTCGCAGCCGAGCACGGGGCCGAGGTGCGCGTGGACTCCCGCGGGATGTCGCCCGCAGAGGTCGCCGCCGAGGTGGTCCGGGCCGCCGGCGCACCGCCGCAGGTCACCCTCGAGGCACTGGGCCGGGCGGAGACGATGAACGCGGCGCTGCTCTCGCTCGCGCCGCTCGGCCGCCATGTCCAGATCGGCCTGTTCGCCGAGCCGCCGGCTTCGGTGATCGGCCGCGTCATCTCGCACGAGCTCAGCCTCCTCGGGAGCCACGGGATGGCGGCGGCGGACTATCCGGAGCTCCTCAAACTCGTTCGCAGCGGTGCTCTCCGTCCGCAGGATCTCGTCACCCGGACGATCGGTCTCGAGGAGACTCCGGCCGCGCTCCTCGAGATGGATCGCGGGACCCGGCCCGGGATGACGATCATCCGCCCCTGA
- a CDS encoding 3-methyladenine DNA glycosylase — protein MTAPTAPAPAVRTAETADGIPVLAAADWQALRAAHEATVGERTAAHLARRSRGETHPVEDFLFTYYPFKPGKLARWQPGARRAVEIATADDRASFDRRWFRFETPAPGASGAASSGAPSGPGTRSADDAHTGTCARVDLPAWRAERGDGARFIAGLLASTLEREATLGCFGLHEWAMVYRQSAEDHRHRQVPLRLSQADTNAVVESHRIRCSHFDAFRFFTPAAAPLNTLQPTRAGMRANEQPGCLHAGMDLYKWAMKLEPIVPSETVLTAFDLACGIRRLDMEASPYDLGAWGYSPVRIETAAGKAEYMRRQEEFSLRAQAIRRTLLDDLAAAGITV, from the coding sequence ATGACCGCGCCCACCGCACCCGCACCGGCAGTCCGCACCGCGGAGACCGCCGATGGCATCCCGGTGCTCGCTGCGGCGGACTGGCAGGCACTGCGCGCCGCGCACGAGGCGACGGTCGGCGAGCGCACCGCGGCGCACCTCGCCCGGCGCTCCCGCGGGGAGACCCACCCGGTCGAGGACTTCCTCTTCACCTACTACCCCTTCAAGCCCGGTAAGCTCGCGCGCTGGCAGCCGGGCGCCCGGCGTGCGGTCGAGATCGCGACCGCGGACGACCGCGCCTCCTTCGACCGGCGCTGGTTCCGGTTCGAGACGCCGGCACCGGGAGCCTCGGGCGCGGCTTCGTCCGGCGCGCCCTCCGGCCCCGGCACCCGCTCCGCAGACGACGCGCACACCGGGACCTGCGCGCGGGTCGACCTCCCGGCCTGGCGCGCCGAGCGCGGGGACGGCGCCCGCTTCATCGCCGGCCTCCTCGCCTCGACCCTCGAGCGCGAAGCGACGCTCGGCTGCTTCGGCCTCCACGAATGGGCGATGGTGTACCGCCAGTCCGCAGAGGACCACCGCCACCGGCAGGTGCCGCTCCGCCTGTCGCAGGCCGACACGAACGCGGTCGTCGAATCCCACCGCATCCGATGCAGCCACTTCGACGCGTTCCGGTTCTTCACCCCGGCCGCCGCACCGCTCAACACCCTGCAGCCCACCCGGGCGGGCATGCGCGCGAACGAGCAGCCGGGGTGCCTCCACGCCGGCATGGACCTCTACAAGTGGGCGATGAAACTCGAGCCGATCGTCCCCTCGGAGACCGTGCTCACCGCCTTCGACCTCGCCTGCGGGATCCGCCGCCTCGACATGGAGGCCTCGCCCTACGACCTCGGCGCCTGGGGATACTCACCGGTGCGCATCGAGACGGCGGCGGGCAAGGCGGAGTACATGCGCAGGCAGGAGGAGTTCAGCCTCCGCGCCCAGGCGATCCGCCGCACGCTCCTCGACGACCTCGCCGCTGCGGGGATCACCGTCTGA
- a CDS encoding TetR/AcrR family transcriptional regulator has product MTRNEERRRALADAGVRILAREGARGLTHRAVDRDAAVPVGTASNYFRTRAELIRALVLRIGERLQPSADDLRLRAEQPAGPALFADYMRDLVRRLTQDRDVAMALFELRLESARRPEVAGLIAEWRSESFEQDVAFNEAAGLPGGSRHIALFHYAIEGLVLDRLTTPLMPATSTDDIIDDLVAGLLP; this is encoded by the coding sequence ATGACGCGGAACGAGGAACGGCGACGAGCGCTCGCCGACGCGGGTGTGCGGATCCTGGCGCGCGAGGGCGCGCGCGGTCTCACCCACCGCGCGGTCGACAGGGACGCCGCGGTGCCGGTCGGCACCGCATCGAACTACTTCCGCACCCGTGCAGAGCTCATCCGCGCACTGGTGCTGCGCATCGGGGAGCGTCTGCAGCCGAGTGCCGACGACCTCCGCCTGCGAGCCGAGCAGCCGGCGGGTCCTGCGCTGTTCGCCGACTACATGCGCGACCTCGTTCGTCGGCTCACGCAGGATCGCGATGTGGCGATGGCGCTGTTCGAGCTGCGCCTGGAGAGCGCGCGCAGGCCCGAGGTGGCGGGACTGATCGCCGAATGGCGGAGCGAGTCGTTCGAGCAGGACGTCGCCTTCAACGAGGCGGCGGGTCTGCCCGGCGGATCCCGACACATCGCACTCTTCCACTACGCGATCGAGGGTCTTGTCCTCGACCGACTGACGACTCCGCTCATGCCTGCGACGTCGACGGACGACATCATCGATGATCTCGTCGCCGGACTGCTGCCCTGA